In the Bos taurus isolate L1 Dominette 01449 registration number 42190680 breed Hereford chromosome 21, ARS-UCD2.0, whole genome shotgun sequence genome, one interval contains:
- the GPR33 gene encoding probable G-protein coupled receptor 33: MPCRAVLSHILLFSVPWTVAHQDPLSLENARVSCHFFFHRIFLTQGSNLHLLHMLHSQFLIPIMDLTNSTDFLLNDSTLIRNRIHIPKSASKVIVVVLLFMSFLIGTITNGLYLWVLKFKMKKTVNTLLYFHLILSYFISILFLPFLAISHLQDNHWSFGRATCKIFNSILYATMFASVFFLSAISVDRYLLTFHPVWSQLHRTPRWASSIILGVWIFAAALSTPYVVFRETHDDHKGTVTCQNNYGVSTDWESKKMQTLRKWIHVACFSSRFLLGFLLPFLIITFCYERVARKMKARGLLKSGKPFKVMMTAIVSFFVCWMPYHVYQGLLLTENRSLFFQLTVLLTVITTTFNTVFSPTLYLFIGENFRKVFKKSVLVLFESTFSEDSSAERTENLNSEADM; the protein is encoded by the exons ATGCCATgccgtgctgtgctcagtcacatcctgctcttttcagtcccatggacggtagcccaccaggatcctctgtccttggaaaatgctagagtgagttgccatttcttcttccacaggattttcctgacccagggatcgaacctgcatcttttgcataTGCTGCATtcgcag TTTCTCATTCCAATTATGGACCTGACCAACTCTACTGATTTCCTGCTCAATGACTCTACTTTAATAAGAAACAGAATTCACATTCCAAAGTCTGCCTCAAAAGTGATTGTTGTAGTTCTTTTGTTTATgtcatttttaattggcactatCACCAATGGTCTCTATCTATGGGTGctaaaattcaaaatgaaaaagactgTCAATACTCTCTTATATTTTCATCTCATTCTCTcctattttatttcaatattatttttgccatttttggCCATCTCCCACCTTCAAGACAATCACTGGAGCTTTGGAAGGGCCACGTGCAAGATCTTCAACAGCATTTTGTATGCAACAATGTTCGCCTCTGTGTTCTTCCTCTCGGCCATCAGTGTTGATCGTTACCTTCTCACTTTTCACCCGGTGTGGTCACAACTGCATCGAACCCCACGCTGGGCTTCCAGCATCATCTTGGGAGTCTGGATCTTTGCTGCTGCCCTTAGCACGCCCTATGTGGTTTTCAGGGAGACACATGATGACCATAAAGGAACAGTGACCTGCCAAAACAACTATGGTGTGTCTACTGACTGGGAGAGCAAAAAGATGCAAACATTAAGGAAATGGATTCATGTAGCCTGTTTCAGCAGCCGCTTCTTGCTAGGCTTCCTTCTGCCTTTCCTCATCATCACCTTTTGTTATGAAAGAGTAGCCAGAAAGATGAAAGCAAGGGGACTGTTGAAATCCGGCAAGCCCTTCAAAGTCATGATGACAGCCATTGTCTCCTTCTTTGTGTGTTGGATGCCCTATCATGTATACCAAGGCTTACTTCTCACTGAAAACAGATCTCTGTTTTTCCAGCTGACTGTCTTACTCACAGTGATAACTACTACCTTCAATACTGTGTTTTCTCCCACACTCTACCTCTTTATTGGGGAAAACTTCAGAAAAGTTTTCAAGAAGTCTGTCCTTGTTCTTTTTGAGTCAACATTCAGTGAGGATTCCTCGGCAGAAAGGACAGAAAACCTAAATTCAGAAGCCGACATGTAA